The following coding sequences are from one Oryzisolibacter sp. LB2S window:
- a CDS encoding c-type cytochrome, whose amino-acid sequence MNKTSLTMVLAAAALALAACGKSEAPATAPAPAPAAEAPAPAPAPAPAPAAENTAGKSVYGKTCAMCHAAGVAGAPKPGDKADWGPRIAQGKDTLYKHAIEGFTGAKGQMPARGGASSLSDEDVKAAVDYMADQSV is encoded by the coding sequence ATGAACAAGACATCCCTCACGATGGTGCTGGCCGCCGCTGCGCTGGCATTGGCCGCCTGCGGCAAGAGCGAGGCGCCCGCAACGGCTCCGGCCCCGGCGCCTGCCGCCGAGGCACCCGCGCCGGCGCCGGCCCCCGCTCCCGCCCCCGCGGCCGAGAACACGGCCGGCAAGAGCGTCTATGGCAAGACCTGCGCCATGTGCCATGCCGCCGGCGTGGCCGGTGCGCCCAAGCCCGGCGACAAGGCCGACTGGGGCCCGCGCATCGCCCAGGGCAAGGACACGCTGTACAAGCACGCCATCGAGGGCTTTACCGGCGCCAAGGGCCAGATGCCCGCGCGTGGCGGTGCCTCATCGCTCAGCGACGAAGACGTGAAGGCCGCCGTGGACTACATGGCCGACCAGTCGGTGTAA
- the nosZ gene encoding TAT-dependent nitrous-oxide reductase, whose product MSKKVDLGNETVGMGRRRFINTAALAGLTVGVAACNDKPAAAPAAPSAPAPAADHAGGAAAGIHLKPGELDTYYGLWSGGHNGDVRVLGLPSGREIHRIPCFVPDALVGWGITNESKAVMGTKADGSLRYTVADTHHLHASYKDGNYDGRYAWVNDKINARIARIRLDYMVCDKITDLPNVQGFHGIFPDKADPVDPAINYTTRVFCGGEFAIPLPNDGKDVNAPEKYRSLFTCVDAETMEVRWQVLIDGNCDLVATSYDGKLAATNQYNTENGMHYEDMMSAERDACLFFNVARIEEAVKAGKFKTYGNKVPVVDGTREANKDAATALVAYVSVPKNPHGVNASPDGKYFICAGKLSPTTTTIELAKVLDWFDGKMEKLDDAIVAEVEVGLGPLHTAFDGRGNAYTTLFLDSQIVKWNVEKAIAFHKGDKNAKYVVDRIDVHYQPGHINASQSETKAADGKYLAVGCKFSKDRFLPVGPLHPENEQLIDISGEKMVLLADHPVRGEPHDFIIFKRDILKPKQVYDLDDSPLAIKDAKESGVTRNGKKVTVKLTSQAPAFSLREFTVKKGDEVTLILTNLDKIEDLTHGFALPKYNIQFVINPLETKSVTFIADKPGVFWAYCSTFCHALHLEMRTRMIVEA is encoded by the coding sequence ATGAGCAAGAAAGTAGACCTGGGCAATGAGACCGTCGGCATGGGCCGTCGCCGTTTCATCAACACGGCCGCCCTGGCCGGCCTGACCGTGGGCGTTGCCGCTTGCAACGACAAGCCGGCGGCCGCTCCCGCGGCCCCCAGCGCCCCGGCCCCGGCCGCCGACCATGCGGGCGGCGCGGCCGCCGGCATTCACCTCAAGCCGGGCGAGCTCGACACCTACTACGGCCTCTGGAGCGGCGGTCACAACGGTGACGTGCGCGTGCTGGGCCTGCCCTCGGGCCGTGAGATCCACCGCATCCCCTGCTTCGTGCCCGACGCGCTCGTGGGCTGGGGCATTACGAACGAATCCAAGGCCGTCATGGGCACCAAGGCCGACGGTAGCCTGCGCTACACGGTGGCCGACACGCACCACCTGCACGCCTCGTACAAGGACGGCAACTACGACGGTCGCTACGCCTGGGTCAACGACAAGATCAACGCACGCATCGCGCGCATCCGTCTGGACTACATGGTCTGCGACAAGATCACCGACCTGCCCAACGTGCAGGGCTTCCACGGCATCTTCCCGGACAAGGCCGACCCGGTCGATCCCGCGATCAACTACACCACGCGCGTGTTCTGCGGTGGCGAGTTCGCCATCCCCCTGCCCAACGACGGCAAGGACGTGAACGCGCCCGAGAAATACCGCTCGCTGTTCACCTGCGTCGACGCCGAGACCATGGAGGTGCGCTGGCAGGTGCTGATCGACGGCAACTGCGACCTGGTGGCCACGTCGTATGACGGAAAGCTCGCCGCCACCAACCAGTACAACACCGAGAACGGCATGCACTACGAGGACATGATGTCCGCCGAGCGCGACGCCTGCCTGTTCTTCAACGTGGCGCGCATCGAGGAGGCCGTCAAGGCCGGCAAGTTCAAGACCTATGGCAACAAGGTGCCCGTGGTCGACGGCACGCGCGAGGCCAACAAGGACGCCGCCACGGCCCTGGTGGCCTATGTCAGCGTTCCCAAGAACCCGCACGGCGTGAACGCCTCGCCCGACGGCAAGTACTTCATCTGCGCGGGCAAGCTCTCGCCCACCACCACCACCATCGAGCTGGCCAAGGTGCTCGACTGGTTCGACGGCAAGATGGAGAAGCTCGACGACGCCATCGTCGCCGAGGTCGAGGTTGGCCTGGGCCCGCTGCACACGGCCTTCGACGGCCGCGGCAACGCCTACACCACGCTGTTCCTGGACAGCCAGATCGTCAAGTGGAACGTGGAGAAGGCCATCGCCTTCCACAAGGGCGACAAGAACGCCAAGTACGTGGTCGACCGCATCGACGTGCACTACCAGCCCGGCCACATCAACGCCTCGCAGTCCGAAACCAAGGCTGCCGACGGCAAGTACCTGGCCGTGGGATGCAAGTTCTCCAAGGACCGCTTCCTGCCCGTGGGCCCGCTACACCCCGAGAACGAGCAGCTGATCGACATCTCGGGCGAGAAGATGGTGCTGCTGGCCGACCACCCGGTGCGCGGCGAGCCGCACGACTTCATCATCTTCAAGCGCGACATCCTCAAGCCCAAGCAGGTCTATGACCTGGACGACTCGCCCCTGGCCATCAAGGATGCCAAGGAGTCGGGCGTCACCCGCAACGGCAAGAAGGTCACGGTCAAGCTCACCTCGCAGGCGCCGGCCTTCAGCCTGCGCGAGTTCACGGTGAAGAAGGGCGACGAGGTCACGCTGATCCTGACCAACCTGGACAAGATCGAGGACCTGACGCACGGCTTCGCCCTGCCCAAGTACAACATCCAGTTCGTCATCAATCCGCTGGAGACCAAGTCGGTGACCTTCATCGCCGACAAGCCGGGCGTGTTCTGGGCCTACTGCTCCACGTTCTGCCACGCGCTGCACCTTGAGATGCGCACGCGCATGAT